A part of Candidatus Electrothrix aestuarii genomic DNA contains:
- a CDS encoding chemotaxis protein CheW has protein sequence MNGRAGTPADLTALLRNIDQEITETLQVYGDGLKVTADDTHQEIGRHICFDLGDKKLALPLSLVDEVGELENVRQLPFLPDWVHGVTNIRGEIVSVTDLPLFFHLTQKKSRKKNRVAIVIHDGEMKTAIIVDRITATRMLYTKHNAEQEKQEQDAVLSRFLTGPAVYFSGEKEEEVQLFDGEQLLSSIRI, from the coding sequence ATGAACGGTAGAGCAGGGACTCCAGCGGATCTTACAGCCTTACTCCGCAATATTGATCAGGAAATAACTGAGACCTTACAGGTGTATGGTGATGGCCTCAAAGTAACAGCAGATGATACGCATCAGGAGATTGGAAGGCATATCTGCTTTGATCTTGGAGATAAAAAACTTGCTTTACCCCTTTCTTTGGTTGACGAAGTCGGAGAACTGGAAAATGTTCGGCAGCTGCCGTTCTTGCCTGACTGGGTGCATGGGGTAACGAATATTCGCGGTGAAATCGTCTCCGTTACTGATTTACCTCTTTTTTTTCATTTAACCCAGAAAAAGTCCAGAAAGAAAAATCGGGTGGCTATTGTCATTCATGATGGTGAAATGAAAACCGCTATTATTGTTGATCGCATCACAGCTACCCGTATGCTGTACACAAAACATAACGCTGAGCAAGAGAAACAAGAGCAGGACGCTGTACTGTCACGTTTTTTAACTGGCCCTGCGGTCTATTTCTCTGGTGAAAAGGAAGAAGAAGTCCAGCTTTTTGACGGAGAACAATTACTCTCATCTATACGAATATAA
- a CDS encoding methyl-accepting chemotaxis protein, whose protein sequence is MAQKAKKKKMLKFKELLPGGQTIRNKLLFWLLIISLVPMAVIGFVSYKYSSSSLQRQSFEQLETTLAFQYQALQRYFDEQARKLENISGNMRAFQEEAYTKLTAVRSLQKKQVTSYFKMRFEDVQMFGQSPQQQETFSELLKQPTLEPKADFVEFVEDWLSKRDFYSLTLLNQDGNVVFSTDRNIERGATIQEGTAEWEAVQKGMLETRFIDYRLSSYFTLKHVAYFSTPMFSADQPPGLLLFRLQDNALDSIMKDTIGLGETGETYMVGMDGMFRSNSRHFDEPTIANPSFLVDTESIVYALAGEDGEATVVNYRGENVLSAYTAVSLYGATWVLMVEIDQGEAVIPRVEEGEADLLTQLAQTYNFSDLYLVSTDGYIFASAQQKKDYLTNILTGPYSDSMFNKVVQEVAETKEMAISDYAFYEPAGGEAEAFMAVPVMNRDAISMIVVLQISNAPINEIMSIRQSFEKESGQVALKDDAELNNIATYLIGPDKLWRSEASDAKKYQVSSTLLNPKAKVDTEPVQQALAGKSDTKITTNSLGEKVLTSWAPVRYKGLKWALISEVPEEVVARPVLQLLKIVGLLAVVAAAAVIMVSLRVAGGVTEQVDEIMQGIAKVEKGEYGEQVKVTSEDELGRMAASFNQMTTTIQDLTESRQKEHDELQDSIIRLLEEITELADGDLSIRATVTEDVIGTLADSLNLMLEELGMAFERIKQSAEQVGSTANILSASTGELAGQNNNQATMINDAVQEINLLTKAIRDAADQANQSASFSRESSQVAVEGAKAVRETSHAMEAIRGNVQNTARSIKRLGESSQEISDFARTINEISDRTSILALNASIQAAAAGEEGRGFAVVAEEIQRLAERAAVSTRQIETLIKNILGEITEAGISMDASIQEVVQGTKLSQNALARLDEITNRSNEVFELIQGVASSAQQQADTTAILATSMGEIGTISLETAEEAMGASVSMQEMAVMGEDMLQAVATFKLKSEAQADDAADVLEAEAFDA, encoded by the coding sequence ATGGCACAGAAGGCTAAGAAAAAAAAGATGTTGAAGTTTAAGGAGCTGCTTCCCGGCGGTCAAACAATTCGAAATAAGCTGCTTTTTTGGCTTCTGATTATCTCATTGGTGCCGATGGCGGTTATTGGTTTTGTTAGTTATAAATACTCTTCATCCTCATTACAGCGCCAGTCTTTTGAGCAGTTGGAGACGACGCTGGCCTTCCAGTATCAGGCTTTGCAGCGGTATTTTGATGAGCAAGCGAGAAAACTGGAGAATATCTCTGGTAATATGCGAGCATTCCAGGAAGAGGCGTATACAAAGCTGACAGCTGTTCGGTCGCTGCAAAAGAAACAGGTTACATCCTATTTTAAGATGCGCTTTGAAGACGTACAGATGTTCGGTCAAAGCCCGCAGCAGCAAGAGACCTTTAGTGAACTTTTAAAACAGCCGACTCTTGAACCAAAGGCAGACTTTGTGGAGTTTGTGGAAGACTGGCTCTCAAAGCGAGACTTTTATTCGTTGACCCTGCTTAATCAGGATGGGAATGTTGTTTTTTCAACAGATAGGAACATTGAGCGTGGTGCCACAATTCAGGAGGGTACCGCTGAGTGGGAAGCTGTCCAGAAAGGTATGCTGGAAACTCGTTTTATAGATTATCGCCTTTCTTCTTATTTTACCCTGAAGCATGTTGCGTATTTCTCTACCCCCATGTTCAGTGCAGATCAACCTCCTGGCCTCTTACTCTTTCGTCTTCAGGATAATGCCTTGGATAGTATTATGAAAGATACTATTGGACTGGGTGAGACGGGTGAGACTTATATGGTGGGTATGGACGGTATGTTTCGTTCTAACTCTCGCCACTTTGATGAGCCGACAATTGCCAACCCTTCCTTTCTGGTGGATACAGAAAGTATTGTTTATGCGTTGGCTGGAGAGGATGGAGAGGCGACGGTTGTCAACTATCGCGGTGAAAATGTGCTGTCAGCTTATACAGCGGTTAGTCTCTATGGGGCGACTTGGGTTCTCATGGTTGAGATTGACCAGGGGGAGGCGGTTATTCCCCGGGTTGAAGAGGGGGAGGCAGATCTCCTCACCCAGCTTGCGCAAACCTATAACTTTTCCGACCTCTACCTTGTTTCTACTGATGGCTATATTTTTGCATCAGCCCAACAAAAAAAGGATTATCTGACCAACATTTTGACGGGGCCATATTCCGACTCCATGTTTAATAAGGTTGTTCAGGAAGTTGCTGAAACCAAGGAAATGGCGATCAGTGACTATGCCTTTTATGAGCCTGCTGGAGGTGAAGCAGAGGCCTTTATGGCTGTTCCGGTAATGAACCGGGATGCAATTTCTATGATTGTTGTTTTGCAGATCTCCAACGCACCAATTAATGAGATCATGAGTATTCGTCAGAGTTTTGAAAAGGAATCTGGTCAAGTTGCTTTGAAAGACGATGCTGAGCTGAATAATATCGCTACCTATTTGATTGGCCCAGATAAATTGTGGCGTTCCGAGGCAAGCGACGCAAAAAAATATCAAGTGAGCTCTACTTTGTTGAATCCTAAAGCTAAAGTAGATACAGAGCCTGTTCAACAGGCTCTTGCGGGTAAGAGTGACACTAAAATTACCACAAATAGTCTGGGTGAAAAGGTTTTGACCTCTTGGGCACCGGTTCGATATAAGGGCCTTAAATGGGCGCTTATCAGTGAGGTTCCTGAGGAAGTGGTTGCCCGACCTGTTCTTCAATTGCTCAAGATCGTAGGATTGTTGGCTGTTGTCGCAGCAGCAGCAGTTATCATGGTCAGTTTGCGGGTTGCTGGTGGTGTGACTGAGCAGGTTGACGAAATTATGCAGGGTATTGCCAAAGTTGAGAAGGGTGAATACGGCGAGCAGGTTAAGGTGACCAGTGAGGATGAGCTCGGTCGAATGGCTGCTTCCTTTAACCAGATGACAACAACTATTCAGGATCTGACCGAATCCAGGCAGAAAGAGCATGATGAGCTCCAGGACTCTATTATTCGTCTACTTGAGGAAATTACCGAGCTGGCAGACGGTGACTTGAGTATTCGTGCTACGGTTACCGAGGACGTTATCGGTACCCTGGCTGATTCCTTGAACTTGATGCTTGAGGAGCTTGGAATGGCGTTTGAGCGTATTAAACAATCTGCTGAGCAGGTTGGTTCTACAGCGAATATTCTGAGTGCATCAACAGGAGAGCTTGCTGGTCAGAATAATAATCAGGCAACTATGATTAATGACGCTGTACAGGAAATTAATCTCTTGACCAAGGCCATTAGGGATGCCGCAGACCAGGCAAACCAGTCAGCAAGCTTCTCCAGAGAATCCAGTCAGGTTGCTGTTGAGGGTGCGAAAGCCGTACGCGAAACCAGCCACGCAATGGAGGCTATTCGAGGTAACGTGCAAAATACAGCCCGCTCTATTAAGCGCCTTGGCGAGAGTTCCCAAGAGATCAGCGACTTCGCTCGGACCATTAATGAGATTTCCGACCGTACTTCCATCCTGGCCCTGAATGCCTCTATTCAGGCGGCAGCAGCTGGTGAGGAAGGACGTGGTTTTGCGGTTGTTGCGGAGGAGATTCAACGTCTTGCTGAGCGTGCCGCTGTTTCAACCCGACAGATTGAAACATTGATTAAGAACATTCTTGGCGAGATTACAGAGGCTGGCATTAGCATGGATGCCAGTATTCAGGAAGTGGTTCAAGGTACCAAGCTTTCTCAAAATGCTCTTGCTCGTCTGGATGAAATCACCAATCGTTCCAATGAGGTTTTTGAGTTGATTCAGGGTGTTGCTTCTTCTGCGCAGCAGCAGGCGGATACAACAGCTATTCTGGCTACATCAATGGGCGAGATTGGAACAATCAGTTTGGAAACAGCAGAAGAAGCGATGGGAGCTTCTGTTTCCATGCAGGAAATGGCCGTTATGGGTGAAGACATGCTCCAAGCTGTTGCCACCTTTAAGCTGAAGTCTGAAGCGCAGGCTGACGATGCCGCTGATGTCCTGGAGGCTGAGGCCTTTGATGCCTAA
- a CDS encoding Hpt domain-containing protein — translation MSSSVGNDIVTGFIEEVEGYLPDMNRCLQVLQQDKADRSSLAELHRITHTIKGAAAMVGLDDLSAMGEVMEKVMENVLGSSLVLDEETMQLVGAATRQIDQYCVMQRDGSAHDEQLFQNTIAELEKKLSQSTTPADLEADEGYSPESIFFEQDSEELVPEEGGPFDLDEDAEDDLFLGADTAVSEEDSSESFLDSLSLAEDEEEDLDNELLLVNSDEDEDDLFASALTEPEQSKQNQQEQSTEDLFHSEESVSPEEEMEDIDAELLECFREETEDHLENVDQCLNNLTAQISKLVKLTPSTREELHSLRRSVHTLKGAAAVIGIPQVAAWGHDFEDFLDWLHDEAQQLDPLSLVALRDGADLLASLVDDPMQATDAAQQQIMVKFADITEAFTSSLSAVSDEAEEAQPVFDALDDRAEDFVLSEDDADGFLDEIAASAGQPEDSGGDGIEDELFLQDQDVAEDDLFGTAVTDLAESSEEIFPSAEADIDPIDPELLECFQEETEEHLESIETCLKTLGEEVTDAVQLTPSTQETLHIFRRAVHTLKGAAAVIGIEPVADWGRDFEDFLDWLHDEAKRLDPSIIDHLRESAKLLASLAHDPAFPAQQEKQRLIAIFSDITEAFSTGAENPDGVKEKVSFSQEQGSEEDADLFAETELEEDEAEDFFDVISDDTASVDEDDALFQETDEEEDLFGSVLAGLAESPESFSSDTEEPAAEPIDPELLECFREETDEHLENIDNCLTQLSQEITAPMELTSTSRETLHSLRRSVHTLKGAAAVIGIEQIAAWGHDFEDFLDWLHDEAQKLVPPIITLLQDGADVLADLADDPSCPVAKRKSELAAEFNHIMASDRQEEDRELFDELGISGPQESSAQEGALLDKGESSLDDPFAVQDSTADELKSGSHEDVAQGAEADIDPELLQCFHEEAEEHLDSIDRQLNHLGMTVSGEAELTDLKRDSLHSIRRSVHTLKGAASVIGIEPVAAWGHDFEDFLDWLHDEAQVIRPVVIKAMQKGADILTRLVEAPGVSVSKDQKSLLEQFAQITTGNLTETSPNESKEDVAAAEASSPQVTSKQVIEPKKQAASAPQSQRKRTATLRVDVDRIDQLVGLSGDMVINLSSFEDSMDAMSGTMKELDMILQRLKNINSSLEAGYELASIPHIGGVIDAQASGITEDFDPLEMDRYSELNILIRSLTEAVSDLDSIMAQNAMDNVTWQKTVERQGMVLKDLQNRMMGIRMTPLSTLSSRMHRTVREAERTTGHPAQLIIEGESIMMDTRVWDVMADPLMHILRNSVAHGGRLPQEAGWTPLSITIKAIRKGGQCVLRVKDTGKGLDYEAIRVKGMKLYPNDRINLMNDHELADLIFRHGFSSTGSVTNIAGRGVGMDVVRDAIDQLNGSIELISERGQGTEFVMRLPVAVAQLPAILARFGHQVYAVPMHDVESVVRATPDEKMGREYTFDGEPLPLLHPAKVPGFETDGAYLGENITEADQALLIVHTGRKRAAVLCEQLIGQRDIVFKDLGAHLHNVPCISGVTIMGDGSLIPILQIEEVLHKWASVIKGGEDRPVARPVPEREGPLRVLVVDDSISVRKVVSNFITQQGWIPVAARNGIEAMEKIREERPSVVLLDVEMPRMNGFEVLQALQAQAELRDIPVAMLTSRSADKYQEKARELGARGFMTKPFKSEEVIGFIQKVTADEQV, via the coding sequence ATGAGTAGCAGTGTGGGCAATGATATTGTAACAGGGTTTATCGAGGAAGTTGAAGGGTATCTTCCTGATATGAATCGTTGCCTCCAGGTGCTGCAGCAGGATAAAGCTGATAGGTCATCGTTGGCCGAGTTGCACCGAATAACCCATACCATCAAGGGGGCTGCCGCAATGGTTGGCCTGGATGACTTGAGTGCTATGGGAGAAGTCATGGAAAAAGTAATGGAGAATGTGCTTGGTTCTTCACTTGTACTTGATGAAGAGACCATGCAGCTTGTCGGGGCCGCAACACGCCAAATTGATCAGTATTGTGTCATGCAACGGGATGGAAGTGCTCATGATGAGCAGCTATTCCAGAACACAATTGCAGAGCTGGAGAAAAAACTCAGTCAGAGTACCACACCAGCAGATCTTGAGGCAGACGAGGGGTATTCACCAGAGTCTATATTTTTTGAGCAGGATTCCGAAGAACTTGTACCTGAAGAGGGTGGCCCCTTTGATCTCGATGAAGATGCTGAAGATGATTTATTTTTAGGCGCTGACACTGCTGTGTCGGAGGAGGATAGCTCGGAGAGCTTTCTCGATTCCCTGTCTCTTGCTGAGGATGAAGAAGAGGATCTGGATAACGAGCTTCTTCTCGTTAACTCTGATGAAGATGAGGACGATCTTTTTGCTTCAGCTCTTACCGAACCGGAACAGAGCAAGCAGAATCAACAGGAGCAATCGACAGAGGATCTTTTTCATTCTGAAGAATCGGTATCTCCTGAGGAGGAGATGGAAGATATTGATGCAGAGTTGCTTGAGTGCTTTCGGGAGGAAACAGAGGATCATCTGGAAAATGTTGATCAGTGTCTGAATAATCTCACCGCCCAGATTAGCAAATTAGTCAAGCTGACCCCATCTACGCGGGAAGAGCTTCATTCCCTTCGTCGTTCCGTACATACCCTGAAGGGAGCAGCCGCTGTTATAGGAATCCCGCAGGTTGCTGCTTGGGGGCATGACTTTGAGGACTTTCTTGATTGGCTGCATGACGAGGCTCAACAGCTTGATCCACTCAGTCTTGTTGCACTTCGGGACGGTGCTGATCTCTTGGCTTCTCTTGTTGATGATCCTATGCAGGCAACAGATGCGGCCCAACAACAGATCATGGTTAAATTTGCGGATATTACCGAGGCATTTACCTCGTCGCTTTCCGCAGTTTCTGATGAAGCAGAGGAAGCACAGCCTGTCTTTGATGCGCTTGATGACAGAGCAGAAGACTTCGTTCTGAGCGAAGACGATGCCGATGGCTTTTTGGATGAAATCGCCGCATCGGCTGGGCAGCCTGAGGATAGTGGTGGAGATGGTATTGAGGACGAACTTTTTCTGCAAGACCAGGATGTAGCAGAAGATGATTTGTTTGGAACTGCTGTTACAGATCTTGCGGAGTCATCTGAAGAAATTTTTCCTTCAGCAGAGGCAGATATCGATCCCATTGATCCCGAGTTGCTGGAATGCTTTCAGGAGGAAACAGAAGAACACCTGGAGAGTATTGAGACCTGCCTGAAAACTCTGGGTGAAGAGGTCACTGATGCTGTTCAACTGACGCCTAGCACCCAAGAGACGCTCCACATCTTTCGCCGTGCAGTTCATACGCTCAAGGGCGCCGCAGCTGTTATTGGTATAGAACCGGTTGCAGACTGGGGACGTGATTTTGAGGATTTTCTTGACTGGCTCCATGATGAGGCGAAACGCCTTGACCCTTCCATTATTGACCACCTCCGAGAAAGTGCAAAGTTGCTGGCCTCACTTGCTCATGATCCCGCTTTTCCCGCCCAACAAGAAAAACAGCGTCTTATTGCAATTTTTTCTGATATAACTGAAGCTTTTTCTACCGGAGCCGAGAACCCGGACGGAGTGAAAGAAAAAGTCTCATTCTCTCAGGAGCAGGGAAGTGAGGAGGATGCCGATTTATTCGCCGAGACTGAGCTGGAAGAAGATGAGGCAGAGGACTTTTTTGATGTAATAAGTGACGACACTGCTTCTGTAGATGAAGATGACGCTCTTTTTCAGGAGACAGATGAGGAGGAAGATCTGTTTGGCTCAGTTCTTGCTGGCTTAGCTGAATCACCCGAATCATTCTCTTCAGACACCGAAGAACCTGCTGCCGAACCTATTGACCCAGAGCTTTTGGAGTGTTTTCGTGAGGAGACCGACGAACATCTGGAAAATATCGATAATTGCCTGACCCAACTAAGCCAGGAAATTACAGCTCCAATGGAGCTTACATCGACAAGTCGGGAAACGCTTCATTCTCTTCGCCGCTCCGTCCATACTCTGAAAGGTGCAGCCGCTGTTATTGGGATAGAGCAGATTGCTGCCTGGGGCCATGACTTTGAGGATTTCCTTGATTGGCTCCATGATGAGGCGCAGAAATTAGTTCCTCCTATTATTACATTACTCCAGGATGGAGCGGATGTCCTGGCCGATCTTGCAGATGATCCCAGTTGCCCGGTTGCGAAAAGGAAGAGTGAGCTGGCTGCTGAGTTCAACCATATAATGGCGAGCGACAGGCAGGAAGAGGATAGGGAACTCTTTGATGAGTTGGGTATCTCTGGTCCGCAGGAGTCTTCTGCACAGGAAGGGGCTTTACTGGATAAAGGAGAGAGCAGTCTTGATGACCCATTCGCAGTCCAGGACAGCACAGCAGATGAATTGAAATCAGGATCTCATGAGGATGTTGCGCAAGGAGCCGAAGCAGACATAGACCCTGAGTTGCTCCAATGTTTTCATGAAGAAGCAGAAGAACATCTAGACAGTATTGATCGTCAACTTAATCACCTGGGCATGACAGTTTCTGGAGAGGCTGAACTTACCGATTTAAAACGTGATTCGTTGCATTCCATTCGACGTTCTGTACATACTCTGAAGGGAGCAGCTTCTGTCATAGGTATAGAACCCGTTGCTGCCTGGGGGCATGATTTTGAGGATTTTCTCGATTGGTTGCACGATGAGGCGCAAGTCATTCGTCCTGTTGTTATTAAGGCCATGCAGAAAGGGGCTGATATCCTCACACGCCTTGTTGAGGCCCCAGGCGTTTCTGTTAGTAAGGATCAAAAAAGTCTTCTTGAACAATTCGCTCAGATTACAACAGGTAATCTGACTGAAACTTCTCCAAATGAATCGAAAGAGGATGTTGCAGCAGCAGAAGCAAGCAGTCCCCAGGTAACCTCAAAGCAGGTTATTGAGCCTAAAAAACAGGCAGCATCAGCTCCGCAAAGCCAAAGAAAGCGAACCGCAACACTACGTGTGGATGTGGATCGAATTGATCAGCTGGTTGGTCTCAGCGGTGACATGGTCATTAACCTGAGTAGTTTTGAGGACTCAATGGATGCTATGTCAGGTACCATGAAGGAGCTTGACATGATCCTGCAGCGTCTGAAAAATATTAATTCCAGCCTGGAGGCTGGCTACGAATTAGCCTCCATCCCCCATATCGGCGGCGTCATTGATGCGCAGGCTTCCGGCATTACAGAGGACTTTGATCCCCTGGAAATGGATCGATATTCCGAGTTGAATATTTTGATTCGCTCTCTGACAGAGGCGGTCAGCGACCTTGATTCTATCATGGCGCAGAATGCTATGGACAATGTGACATGGCAGAAGACCGTTGAGCGGCAGGGTATGGTTCTGAAGGACTTGCAGAACAGGATGATGGGTATTCGTATGACCCCGCTTTCCACCCTGTCGAGCAGAATGCACAGGACTGTACGCGAAGCTGAGAGGACAACCGGGCACCCTGCGCAACTCATCATTGAAGGTGAGTCTATCATGATGGACACCCGCGTTTGGGATGTTATGGCAGATCCACTCATGCATATCCTGCGTAATTCGGTTGCGCATGGTGGTAGACTCCCTCAGGAGGCAGGTTGGACTCCCCTCTCTATTACGATTAAAGCAATAAGAAAGGGAGGGCAGTGTGTCCTCAGAGTAAAAGATACAGGGAAGGGCTTGGATTATGAGGCCATTCGTGTCAAAGGTATGAAGTTGTATCCGAATGACCGGATCAACCTCATGAACGATCATGAACTGGCAGACTTGATTTTCCGACATGGCTTTTCCAGTACCGGTTCTGTAACCAATATCGCTGGTCGTGGTGTTGGTATGGATGTTGTTCGGGATGCTATTGATCAGCTTAATGGTTCAATTGAGCTGATTTCCGAGCGAGGCCAGGGCACAGAGTTCGTTATGCGTTTACCTGTGGCTGTGGCCCAGCTGCCAGCTATTCTTGCCCGTTTTGGACACCAGGTCTATGCGGTGCCCATGCATGATGTTGAAAGTGTTGTTCGAGCGACTCCTGACGAAAAGATGGGGCGCGAGTACACCTTTGACGGGGAGCCCCTTCCGCTTCTTCATCCTGCAAAGGTTCCGGGATTTGAAACAGATGGAGCCTATCTGGGAGAAAATATTACCGAAGCAGATCAGGCCCTGCTGATAGTGCATACGGGGAGAAAACGCGCTGCCGTTCTTTGTGAGCAGCTCATTGGCCAGAGGGACATTGTTTTCAAGGACCTTGGAGCACACCTGCACAACGTTCCCTGTATCTCAGGGGTTACCATTATGGGTGATGGCTCACTTATCCCCATTCTTCAGATAGAAGAGGTACTGCATAAGTGGGCATCCGTGATCAAGGGTGGAGAGGATAGGCCGGTCGCTCGTCCTGTTCCTGAGCGTGAAGGACCACTTCGTGTCCTGGTTGTTGATGACTCCATTAGTGTGCGTAAAGTTGTTTCGAACTTTATCACCCAGCAGGGGTGGATACCGGTTGCAGCCCGCAATGGTATTGAGGCTATGGAGAAGATACGTGAAGAAAGGCCGAGTGTTGTTCTTCTCGACGTTGAGATGCCTCGAATGAATGGTTTTGAAGTTCTGCAGGCCCTCCAGGCCCAGGCAGAACTCCGTGATATTCCCGTTGCCATGCTGACCTCAAGAAGTGCGGATAAGTACCAGGAAAAGGCGAGAGAACTTGGAGCACGGGGCTTTATGACAAAGCCGTTTAAGTCGGAAGAGGTCATAGGTTTTATTCAAAAGGTAACAGCAGATGAACAGGTCTGA
- a CDS encoding chemotaxis protein CheW has translation MAVEKKKSARSMAKIVSIYMDTEEIQGKKPVLLFTASQIDEVLAEAKVQALPFVSEYFLGLCAWREQVLPIIALDRFFRLSSQGKDNEGRYVVVRAVDTRSTGNSSQGDAGQKRILRCVLKVPDQIMSGEPSAQYEAIHPEQAGLPALFVRGLFLGETELFILPDLVNIIHSNSLHNQVKK, from the coding sequence ATGGCGGTTGAGAAAAAAAAATCTGCCAGGAGTATGGCAAAAATCGTATCCATTTACATGGATACGGAAGAAATTCAGGGGAAAAAGCCAGTCCTCCTTTTCACGGCTAGCCAAATTGACGAGGTCTTGGCAGAGGCAAAGGTACAAGCCTTACCTTTTGTCTCTGAGTATTTTCTTGGCCTTTGTGCATGGCGAGAGCAGGTCCTACCGATAATAGCACTTGATCGGTTTTTCAGACTGAGCTCCCAGGGAAAGGATAATGAAGGAAGATACGTTGTAGTGCGGGCTGTTGATACGCGTTCGACTGGAAATAGCTCGCAAGGTGATGCTGGCCAGAAGAGAATCCTGCGTTGTGTCCTGAAAGTACCAGATCAGATTATGAGTGGAGAACCCTCTGCTCAGTACGAGGCAATACATCCTGAACAGGCTGGCTTGCCAGCTCTTTTTGTTCGAGGACTCTTTCTTGGTGAGACGGAGTTGTTTATTTTGCCTGACCTCGTAAATATAATACACTCGAATTCCCTTCATAATCAGGTGAAAAAGTAA